Genomic segment of bacterium:
CGCCGCCGCCGATGCAAAGACTCGCCAGCCCGCGCTTAGCCTGGCGGTCCCTCATGGCGTGGAGGAGCGTCACCAGCACACGGGCGCCGCTTGCGCCGATGGGGTGCCCCAGCGCCACCGCGCCACCGCGCACGTTCACCTTGGCCGGATCGAGGCCGAGGAGCTGGTTGTTGGCCAGCGAGACGACCGCGAAGGCCTCGTTGATCTCGTAGAGGTCGATGTCGCTCGCCTTCAGGCCGGCCTTGGCCAGGGCCTTCTCGATGGCCTTGGCCGGCGCCGTCGTGAACCACTCGGGCGCCTGGGCGGCGCTGGCCTGGGCGACGATGCGCGCGAGCGGCTTCACGCCGAGCTTCGTCGCCACGTTCGCGGCCATCACGACCACCGCGGCGGCGCCGTCGTTGATGCTGCTCGCGTTGGCGGCCGTCACGCTGCCGTCCTTGATGAAGGCCGGGCGCAGGGAGGGGATCTTCGCGAAGTCGACGCGGCCGGGCTCCTCGTCGGTGTCGACGAGGACGGGGTCGCCCTTCTTCTGGGGGATCGGCACCGGCGCGATCTCGGCCTTGAACTCGCCGGCCGCGATGGCGGCCTGCGCGCGCCGGTAGCTCTCGACGGCGAAGGCGTCCTGCGCCGCGCGGTCGATCTTGCACTCGCTGGCGCAGAGCTCGGCGGCATTGCCCATGTGGTAGTCGTGGTAGGGGTCCCAGAGGCCGTCCATCACCATGCCGTCCTTGAGCGTCCAGTCGCCCATTTTCGTGCCCACGCGGTTGCTTTGAACGTAGTGCGGCGCCAGGCTCATGTTCTCCATGCCGCCGGCGACGACGATGTCGGCGTCGCCGACGGCGATCGCCTGCGCGGCGAGCATCACGCTCTTGAGCCCCGAGCCGCAGACCTTGTTGACGGTGATGCACTCCACCTGCTGCGGCAGGCCGGCGTAGAGGGCCGCTTGGCGGGCCGGCGCCTGGCCGACGCCCGCGGGCAGCACGCAGCCCATGATGCACTCGTCCACCTGGTCGCCCGAGAGCCCGGCCCGCTCGAGCGCCGCCTTGATGGCGATGGCGCCGAGCTTGGGGGCGGGCACGGTGGACAGCGCGCCCAGGAAGGAGCCGATCGGTGTGCGGGCGGCCGAAACGATGACGACGTCGCGGAGCTCTGCCATGGTCTTCTACCTCGTGCAAAGGTGGCCGGGGGAGCGAGGGGATTTCATCGTAGTCCAAGGCCGTGGCGCGTGCAAGGGCGCTGCTGGGCTTGTCAGGCGCGCGCAGAGCGGCTAGGGTGGCGGCCTTCGAGACGGCCGGAATGCCGCGTGGGGGAGTT
This window contains:
- a CDS encoding acetyl-CoA C-acetyltransferase → MAELRDVVIVSAARTPIGSFLGALSTVPAPKLGAIAIKAALERAGLSGDQVDECIMGCVLPAGVGQAPARQAALYAGLPQQVECITVNKVCGSGLKSVMLAAQAIAVGDADIVVAGGMENMSLAPHYVQSNRVGTKMGDWTLKDGMVMDGLWDPYHDYHMGNAAELCASECKIDRAAQDAFAVESYRRAQAAIAAGEFKAEIAPVPIPQKKGDPVLVDTDEEPGRVDFAKIPSLRPAFIKDGSVTAANASSINDGAAAVVVMAANVATKLGVKPLARIVAQASAAQAPEWFTTAPAKAIEKALAKAGLKASDIDLYEINEAFAVVSLANNQLLGLDPAKVNVRGGAVALGHPIGASGARVLVTLLHAMRDRQAKRGLASLCIGGGEAAALLVERL